A stretch of Gemmatimonadota bacterium DNA encodes these proteins:
- a CDS encoding ABC transporter permease has product MTKTTTTAGHGFWRIAYLGFCALVFAFLIAPILVIVPLSFNAEPYFTFTEGMLHLDADAWSLRWYRQIMEDEEWSRALANSLLIGVSATVLATGLGTLAALGLSSPGMPARRFATGLLISPMVTPVIISAAGMFFFYSSLGLAQTHLGLILAHAALGTPFVVITVTATLAGYDENLSRAAASMGAGPLTVFRRVQFPLIAPGVVSGGIFAFAASFDEVVVVLFMGGIEQRTIPRQMWSGIREEISPAILAVAVFLIVFAVVFLLTVEWLRRRNAR; this is encoded by the coding sequence ATGACGAAAACAACGACGACCGCCGGCCACGGTTTCTGGCGCATCGCCTACCTCGGATTCTGCGCGCTCGTCTTCGCCTTCCTGATCGCGCCGATCCTGGTGATCGTGCCGCTGAGCTTCAACGCGGAGCCCTATTTCACCTTCACCGAGGGCATGCTCCACCTGGACGCCGACGCCTGGTCCCTGCGTTGGTACCGCCAGATCATGGAGGACGAGGAGTGGTCGCGGGCACTGGCGAACAGCCTGCTCATCGGGGTCTCCGCCACGGTACTCGCCACGGGGCTCGGCACGCTCGCCGCGCTGGGCCTGTCCAGCCCGGGCATGCCGGCCCGCCGTTTCGCCACGGGGCTGCTGATTTCTCCCATGGTCACGCCCGTCATCATTTCGGCCGCGGGGATGTTCTTCTTCTACTCCAGCCTGGGACTGGCGCAGACCCACCTCGGGCTGATCCTCGCTCACGCCGCCCTGGGCACGCCGTTCGTCGTGATCACGGTCACCGCCACGCTTGCCGGGTACGACGAGAACCTTTCACGGGCAGCCGCGAGCATGGGCGCGGGCCCCCTGACTGTCTTCCGCCGCGTCCAGTTCCCCCTCATCGCGCCGGGAGTCGTCTCCGGGGGGATCTTCGCCTTCGCCGCGTCCTTCGACGAGGTCGTCGTGGTGCTCTTCATGGGTGGGATCGAGCAGCGGACCATTCCGCGCCAGATGTGGTCGGGCATCCGCGAGGAGATCAGTCCCGCCATCCTGGCCGTGGCCGTCTTCCTCATCGTCTTCGCGGTGGTGTTCCTGTTGACCGTGGAGTGGCTCAGAAGGCGGAACGCGCGGTAG
- a CDS encoding aromatic ring-hydroxylating dioxygenase subunit alpha: protein MKDHPFDENIETAWTIPSSWYTDPEFLQREYRDIFRRTWQLVGRADQVARVGDYFTVDVAGEPVVIARGADDVVRAFFNVCRHRAGPVALEQGNRRTFVCYYHGWTYNLDGSLRHAPEFEEVQALDRCAMALKPVRVSQWGPLLFVNLDQTAPPLEAFLGDIGKRAAGHNIGEMKWTKRRDYEMDCNWKVYVDNYLEGYHLPVVHPGLYREIDYDAYRVEPFRYYSIQHAPIYGPEKKGYKGPRRYLPTEQDQGDTQYYWVFPTLMLNIYLGQMQTNLVVPLGHDRCLTIFEWYLSPDMEQDVENLVDFGDEIQEEDIFICEHVQRGLQSASYNQGRFSVKRENGVHHFHSLMNEYMNGAE from the coding sequence ATGAAAGACCACCCCTTCGACGAGAACATCGAGACCGCCTGGACGATTCCGTCTTCCTGGTATACCGATCCGGAGTTCCTGCAGCGGGAATACAGGGACATATTCCGCAGGACGTGGCAGCTCGTGGGTCGGGCGGACCAGGTAGCCCGCGTCGGGGACTACTTCACGGTGGACGTGGCGGGAGAGCCGGTGGTCATCGCCCGGGGGGCCGACGACGTGGTCCGCGCGTTCTTCAACGTGTGCCGGCACCGGGCCGGCCCCGTGGCCCTGGAGCAGGGCAACCGGCGGACCTTCGTCTGCTACTACCACGGTTGGACCTACAACCTGGACGGCTCGCTGCGCCACGCGCCGGAGTTCGAGGAAGTGCAGGCCCTGGACCGCTGCGCCATGGCGCTCAAACCGGTGCGCGTCAGCCAGTGGGGACCCCTGCTCTTCGTGAACCTGGACCAGACCGCCCCGCCCCTGGAGGCCTTTCTGGGCGATATCGGAAAACGCGCCGCCGGCCACAACATCGGCGAGATGAAGTGGACCAAGCGCCGCGACTACGAGATGGATTGCAACTGGAAGGTGTACGTGGACAACTACCTGGAAGGCTATCACCTGCCGGTCGTGCACCCGGGGTTGTACCGCGAGATCGACTACGACGCCTACCGCGTGGAGCCCTTTCGCTACTATTCCATCCAGCACGCCCCGATCTACGGCCCGGAGAAGAAGGGATACAAGGGACCGCGCCGCTACCTGCCGACGGAGCAGGACCAGGGCGACACGCAGTACTACTGGGTCTTCCCCACGCTCATGCTCAACATCTACCTGGGCCAGATGCAGACCAACCTGGTGGTGCCCCTGGGCCACGACCGCTGCCTGACCATCTTCGAATGGTACCTGTCGCCCGACATGGAACAGGACGTGGAAAACCTGGTGGACTTCGGCGACGAGATCCAGGAGGAGGACATCTTCATCTGCGAGCACGTGCAGCGCGGGCTGCAGTCGGCGTCCTACAACCAGGGCCGGTTCTCCGTAAAGCGGGAGAACGGCGTGCACCACTTCCACTCGCTGATGAACGAGTATATGAACGGCGCGGAATAA